The following proteins are co-located in the Panthera uncia isolate 11264 chromosome F1, Puncia_PCG_1.0, whole genome shotgun sequence genome:
- the KIRREL1 gene encoding kin of IRRE-like protein 1, protein MLSLLVWILTLSDTFSQGTQTRFSQEPADQTVVAGQRAVLPCVLLNYSGIVQWTKDGLALGMGQGLKAWPRYRVMGSADAGQYNLEITDAELSDDASYECQATEAALRSRRAKLTVLIPPEDTRIDGGPVILLQAGTPHNLTCRAFNAKPAATIIWFRDGTQQEGAVASTELLKDGKRETTISQLLINPTDLDIGRVFTCRSVNEAVPSGKETSIELDVHHPPTVTLSIEPQTVQEGERVIFTCQATANPEILGYRWAKGGFLIEDAHESRYQTNVDYSFFTEPVSCEVHNKVGSTNVSTLVNVHFAPRIVVDPKPTTTDIGSDVTLTCVWVGNPPLTLTWTKKDSNMVLSNSNQLLLKSVTQADAGTYTCRAIVPRIGVAEREVPLYVNGPPIISSEAVQYAVRGDGGKVECFIGSTPPPDRIAWAWKENFLEVGTLERYTVERTNSGSGVLSTLTINNVMEADFQTHYNCTAWNSFGPGTAIIQLEEREVLPVGIIAGATIGAGILLTFSFIALAFFLYRRRKGSRKDVTLRKLDIKVETVNREPLTMHSDREDDTASVSTATRVMKAIYSSFKDDVDLKQDLRCDTMDTREEYEMKDPTNGYYNVRAHEDRPASRAVLYADYRAPGPARFDGRPASRLSHSSGYAQLSSYGRAPASDFGPEPAAPGPAAPAGADSAGPLSFENYDKFNPHPFPAAAGYPTYRLGYPQAPPSGLERTAYEPYDPIGKYATATRFSYTSQHADYGQRFQQRMQTHV, encoded by the exons GGACCCAGACCCGCTTCAGCCAGGAGCCGGCCGACCAGACCGTGGTGGCAGGACAGCGGGCCGTGCTCCCCTGCGTGCTGCTCAACTACTCGGGCATCGTGCAATGGACCAAGGACGGGCTGGCGCTGGGCATGGGCCAGGGCCTCAAAG CCTGGCCACGGTACCGGGTCATGGGCTCTGCAGACGCTGGGCAGTACAACCTGGAGATCACGGACGCCGAGCTGTCTGACGACGCCTCCTACGAGTGCCAGGCCACGGAGGCCGCCCTGCGCTCGCGACGGGCCAAGCTCACCGTGCTCA TCCCCCCAGAGGACACCAGGATCGACGGCGGCCCCGTGATCCTGCTGCAAGCGGGCACGCCACACAACCTCACGTGCCGAGCCTTCAACGCCAAGCCCGCCGCCACCATCATCTGGTTCCGGGACGGGACTCAGCAGGAGGGCGCGGTGGCCAGCACG GAGCTGCTGAAGGATGGGAAGAGGGAGACCACCATCAGCCAGCTGCTCATTAACCCCACAGACCTGGACATCGGGCGTGTGTTCACCTGCCGCAGCGTGAACGAGGCCGTCCCGAGCGGCAAGGAGACTTCCATCGAGCTGGATGTGCACC ACCCTCCCACGGTGACCCTGTCCATTGAGCCACAGACGGTACAGGAGGGTGAGCGCGTCATCTTCACGTGCCAGGCCACAGCCAACCCCGAGATCCTGGGCTACAG GTGGGCCAAGGGGGGCTTCTTGATTGAAGATGCGCACGAGAGTCGCTATCAGACGAACGTCGACTACTCCTTCTTCACGGAGCCTGTGTCCTGTGAGGTTCACAATAAAGTGGGAAGCACCAACGTCAGCACCTTAGTAAACGTCCACT TTGCCCCCCGGATCGTGGTTGACCCCAAGCCCACGACCACAGATATTGGCTCTGATGTGACCCTCACCTGTGTCTGGGTGGGGAATCCGCCCCTCACCCTCACCTGGACCAAAAAGGATTCAAACATG GTCCTGAGTAACAGCAACCAGCTGCTGTTGAAGTCAGTGACCCAGGCCGATGCCGGCACCTACACCTGCCGGGCCATCGTGCCTCGGATCGGAGTGGCCGAGAGGGAGGTGCCCCTCTACGTGAACG GGCCCCCCATTATCTCCAGCGAGGCGGTGCAGTATGCCGTCAGGGGTGACGGTGGCAAAGTGGAGTGTTTCATCGGGAGTACGCCACCCCCCGACCGCATT gcctgggcGTGGAAGGAGAACTTCCTGGAGGTGGGGACGCTGGAGCGATACACGGTGGAGAGGACCAACTCGGGCAGCGGGGTGCTGTCCACACTCACCATCAACAACGTCATGGAGGCCGACTTTCAGACACACTACAACTGCACGGCCTGGAACAGCTTCGGGCCGGGCACGGCCATCATCCAGCTGGAGGAGCGAG AGGTGCTGCCCGTGGGCATCATCGCCGGGGCCACCATCGGAGCGGGCATCCTGCTGACCTTCTCCTTCATCGCCTTGGCGTTCTTCCTCTATCGCCGCCGCAAAGGCA gtcGCAAGGACGTGACCCTGAGGAAGCTGGACATCAAGGTGGAGACGGTGAACCGCGAGCCACTCACGATGCATTCCGACCGGGAGGACGATACCGCCAGCGTGTCCACTGCGACTCGGGTCATGAAGGCCATCTATTCG TCCTTCAAGGACGACGTGGACCTGAAGCAGGACCTGCGCTGCGACACCATGGACACGCGGGAGGAGTACGAGATGAAG GACCCCACCAACGGCTACTACAACGTGCGCGCCCACGAGGACCGGCCGGCGTCGCGGGCCGTGCTCTACGCCGACTACCGCGCCCCCGGGCCCGCGCGCTTCGACGGGCGCCCGGCCTCGCGCCTCTCGCACTCGAGCGGCTACGCGCAGCTCAGCTCCTACGGCCGCGCCcccgcgtccgacttcggccccgAGCCCGCGGCCCCCGggcccgccgcccccgccggcGCCGACTCGGCCGGCCCGCTGTCCTTCGAGAACTACGACAAGTTcaacccccaccccttccccgcGGCGGCCGGCTACCCCACCTACCGACTGGGCTACCCGCAGGCGCCGCCGTCGGGCCTGGAGCGGACCGCGTACGAGCCTTACGACCCCATCGGCAAGTACGCCACGGCCACGCGCTTCTCCTACACGTCCCAGCACGCGGACTACGGCCAGCGGTTCCAGCAGCGCATGCAGACTCACGTGTAG